Genomic segment of Panicum virgatum strain AP13 chromosome 9N, P.virgatum_v5, whole genome shotgun sequence:
GGCAGAAGATGAACTAGAAGATGATGTTTCACCTCGCACTCTACTTGTTGCATCAATAAAAGTGGGCCTTGTGGGCTGGAGCTCTGGATCATTtctcatcaacaacaacacaaTTACTTCTGACATCATTGGCCTTGCAGCAACGGTAGATTGAGTGCAGAGAAGAGCGATCTCCATGATTCTTTTTACCTCTTCTGGCTTATATTCTTCTGGATCTAGTGATTCGTCCACCAAGGCCATTAAGTTGACACTTTCATATAGCCTCCAGGCCTGTGCAACCATAGGGGATGATCAAAAGGGCGTCTAGCACCATTAAGTATTGGTACATAACCATAAATTTGTACATCTGATACAGGATGATCATAGAACCATGTGCAATACTGCTATggcttttttttcaaataagaaaAAAGAACTGGTTTAATTATCCAGGCCGGATCCTTATGAAGACTAATAATAAACACTACGATATGCAGTTCTGGAATTCCATTGATTGGCTATTAAATCTTCAGAATAATGCATATAGTGAAACCCAACAAAGGAATGGTCATTTCACACAGCtaggaaaaaaattaaaataaaattataAGCATAGATTACAGTTTATAAAATTGTGCATGAAAAACAAGAGATATGACAGCAATATGGGGTAATGCATGCACCAAGAAGAGGGAAGTTTCAGAAGAATAATCGATACCCATTCGAGCAGGTACTGTGTTTCAGGCTCAAGCCGTGTATCATTGCTCTTCCGACCACTTAATATTTCTAAAACAACAACACCAAAGCTGTATGTGTCAACCTTCTCTGATAGTTGGCCATGGATTGCATATTCTGGAGCAGTGTAGCCCCTGCTCAATAGAAagaatataattaaaaaataattcaaGTGCCTAGAACCTAAtgttgtactccctccatttttctttacatgtcgtattagctttgtcctaagtcaaatttaTCCAACTTTGAtcgaaatttcaaatttataggAAAATACAATAAcatttacaataccaaatttgaTTCATTGAATCCATCATGATATATACATATCGATAACGTATATATTTGATAGTATAAATGttgttatatttttctataaacttggtcaaagttGAACATATCTGACTGAAGACAAACCTAATGTGACATGTAAGAAAAACCAGAGGGAGTATTTGCTTGTTTAAACTTACAATGTTCCAGCGAATTTTGTGCTCAAATGACTATGATCATCAGGAAGGAGCCTCGCCAAGCCAAAATCAGCAATTTTTGGCTgaaactcatcatcaagaagaaCATTGCTAGATTTAATATCACGGTGTATGATACAGACATGAAACTCTTGATGAAGATATGCAAGACCACGAGCCATGCCAACAATGATGTTAAATCGCTGCCTCCAATTGAGGGTTCCGCGTTGCTCGCCTGTAACGCAAAAATGAGACATTGCATAAAGCGCATGTCACTAGTTTTATGTTAGCCAATTGACtccactttttttttggaaaagagaAGCTTTATTGATCTTAGACAATTACATCAAGATGATACAATCATACTAAGATCCAACTCCACTTGGACTATCAGCAAAGCAATTCTCAAAATAGACACAAGAACTGGAGTGGATTTACTCTAAGCTATAGATGTCGATGTGGGATTCAGCTAAAACTAATGTAACCGTCAAGCGTAATCAAATAGGCAGTAACAGATGCATCAATAAAAACAATTTTCTCGTCATGTCATGAAGTGATCTGAAAACCTAAGAGAATAAAGTACCAAGCATTAAATCGCTGAGAATCATAGGTTTGAGTAATATACCAAAAAGGAACTTGTCCAGGCTACCATTTGCCATGTATTCATAAACAAGTAGGAACTCAGAACCTTTCCGAGAACAACCAAGAAGCCGGACAAGATTCCGATGATGAACATTGCTAATCAACTTCACCTCACTTTCAAAATCAGCTTTGGCCCTGCTAGTTTCCATAACTACCAACCTTTTTACTGCAACAGTTTTTCCATTTTTCAGCAAACCCTGTCAGAAACAAAAAGAActgcttgtaatattttcttatTTCTAAGTTCTCTTGTTCAACATCAGCAAATTAATGTAGAAGATTTTTAGATGACCAGCATACCTTATATACATCTCCAAAACCTCCTTCTCCAAGTTTACTTTTCTCATTGAAATTATTGGTTGCAGCCTTAAGATCACGATAGTAGAAACTTGTTGGACCTTGTAATTCTGTTGCTCCAAGTATATCTCCTAAAAAACTTTAGAGTCAGACAAGGGAAAATGCCAGAAAAAATGAAGTGTTTGATCGGTTTTTCCATTTGACTCAACCGTTTTTCCTTTTCAAACACAGGCTTGATTATACTTGTGGATGTAAAACAAATATAAATGGATCATTGATAAACTCCAAGACATTTTGTGCATAATAGATTGGAAACTTCATAAATCTGCAAGGTGCCCAACTTTTGCGAGCAAAACATGGTAATGCCAATATTATAGTTAACTAAGATTAGTTTATCAAATTTGGTTTTGGTTTTACTGTGGTTCTATAACAGCAGCAAACAGTAAAGTGTAAGACATTGCAGTAAACTACTGAAGAATCAGAGTCTGCAAACAGAAGTGACCAATAATTTTGCTTCAGGGAGAAAACTAAAGTATGGAGGCTAGGAAAACATGTCTACATATAGATATGTAAAGAAGAATACTCTGTTTCTGTTCGTTAATGTATTAACCCAACTTCTTAAGCCGCTATCTTACATAAGATATGAATAGCCAACCAAGTTTAGTTGGCAAGCCTACCCATATAAACAGAAGGCTTGGCAATCCCAAATTCCCAATACCATTGAAGATCATGTAACGCATGCAACACAGCAATAGGGGCATAGTATTGGGAAGTGTTCTCATGAAAGGAAAATTTGGCATGTGATAGTTTACTTGATTACCGATAAGAGAATTTCATGACAAACGGTTGAAATACTGAGTCTGATAAATGCTAAACTTCAGAACATTTACCTCTCCAAGGCTTTAGCTTTCTAGACCGCTGTATCAATAAGAAAGTCAACAGCCCAACAAGAAACAGGAAGGCTACCCCTCCCAGAATGCCTCCTATGATGGCTCCTTTCCGGCTTGATTTCTTCCCTGCAAGCAATCATGCATAACTTTCTATCAGAATCCTCATTACAAGTTAATTTCAAGAAAAGCCACACTCCCTTAAGCAAATAAAATGATAACTTGCTGAAAAAATGGAAGACACCAAACATCTCCTGACATTGGATTTCCTGAAATGCACAAGTGTACGACAAAGAAAATCCAAGAGTACTGAAATAGAGTGTTGCTACTCCAACAAGCCCCATCACCAAAAAATTTAGACATGCACCACATCCACCATTGTGACCAATCTGGATTAGGTGTCTAATTGATGCATATTTTTACTCAGGATGAAATACTCATTCAACAAAAGCAGCAGAATTGATTTCAATAAGTAATCTACTGAATTGTTAATGTCAGAGTAACAAATTTTGAACGAGAATGTAGATCAGCAATGACTCATCGGGAAATGGTTGCTAAATCCATAATGCTCGTGCAGTAAGTAACGTCGGGGGCACAAGCCACATGGCACGGTCTAAACTACAAAAACTTCTCCCAGTACTCCTACATCTCGCAGCAGCCATCATTGTAACATGGAAGCCTTTGTTCACAACCCAAGCTGAAACATGCAAACATAAGATACGTATCAGAGGTGGCCTCACCGGAACGCAGGTATACAGCGAGGTCCACGGTCGCGTTCGCCGGGAAGAACGCCCTATCGGAGTATCTCATGAAGCAGCCGGCGTCGACGGCCCGGCCATCGGAGTTGGGCGGGCACCCGTCGATGTTCCCCACCGCCACCGTGAGGCACTGCGCGCAGCCGCCCTCCCCGACCGTCTCCAcgcactgcgccgccgcgtaCACGCCGCCCCTCgcagccgccgcggcgagccccGGGGCGCGAGGCACGGCTGCCGCGAGGTCGGCGACCAGCGCCCGCGCTGTGTCGGCGAAGTCACCGGCGTCCACGGCGGAGCCGTTGCAGAGCTGCGTGTTGCCAGGGAGCGTGGACTGGTCGAAGAAGGCCGCGCTCTCGTAGCGGAGCACGCAGCCGTCGAGGATGGCGCGCCCGCCGTTGGCGGCGCCGCACGCGGcgcggaggcgcgcggcggcggcgtcgaagcAGGCGACGCAGTCGCGGCCCGCGACGTAGGGGCGGCACTGCGCCATGGCGaacgccggggcggcggcgcgaggctcCGCGGCGGTGGCGAAGCCGCCGGCGGCCCCCGCGGCGGAGAGGTTGGCGCGGAGGCCGGCGAACGTGAAGTTGAgggcggcgaggaaggcggtCGCGGGCGTGGCGTTGTACTGGCTGCACCCCAGGTTGAGCAGCGTGGCCTGCGGGTCGGCGAGGGTGACCGGGGCCCACGCGGAGGCTGCTACCAGGGCTAGAGCCGGCAGGAGCAGGAAGCGAGCCATTGCCGCGGCGCGTCGAGGTCTGGGGATGCGGTGGGAATGCACGGGGAGGAGATGATGAGGCGAGAAAGCACCGGCGCCGTTGAGGTTTGGGGTTTggcccgccgcgcgcggcgaGACGAGGCGCGGGGAGGCGGAGTGATGGGGATTGGGTTGGAATGTTGGATTGGGAAGTGTGGAGGTGTGCTGCGGAAGGCGTTGCTGATCCCAGGTGATTGGTTCGAGGAGGTTTAGGCGCTGTTTGTttccaaacttttttcagaagtctctATCACATTAAAAGAGATCttattattttatagtattaaataaaatctatttataaatgtttttttgacagctgagtgttttttcgcgagacgaatctaataagcctaattaattcataattttctacagtggtgctacagtaaccattcgctaatcatagattaagatacatcattagattcgtctcgcagtttagccccaagattctgcagttagttttataattaacttttatttaatacttctaaatactaaaaagtctctGAAACTTTTTTTAAGTCTCTGTTCCAAAACACCCCTTAAATAACGGAGGACCAGATGATGGGGACATGCATATCCTACGTTCCAGCTGCAAGTCTCCGTGGAATTCCTCCTCTTGTCGCTTGCGGGCAGATACTCTCCAGATCCCGCTGCAAATTTGACCTCCACACCCATTGTCTTTACGGGGTGTGTTTAGAGGGTGTTTTGGAACAATGACTAAAAAAAGTCCCAGGacttttttagtatttagaagtattaaataaagattatttagaagtattaaataaagattaattataaaactaactgcagaaccctggggctaaacttcgagacgaatctaatgatgtatcttaatctatgattagcgaatggttactgtagcatcactatagcaaattatgaattaattaggctcattagattcgtctcgtgaaaaagtactcagctgtcaaaaaacatttataaatagattttatttaataatataaaatagtaagattccttttgatgtgatagggacttctgaaaaaagttcgcgaaaaagttacTGTATCACGTTTCGGTTTTATTTGGCAACTATTGTCCAACCATGGAGTAGTTagtctcaaaaaattcgtctcgtcatttacaaccaaactatgcaattagttatattttttaactatatttaatactccatgcatgtatcgtaaaattcgatgtgatgtgcgtcagtaaaaatttttgggaacttttcGCGGAACTAAACACATCCCAGTAGAAATCGACTTTTATATGCTAGACATTGCGTAATCATTTACTATCATTTAAGGGCCAGTTTAGATCGGGTGATTAAATTTCAGTTCCCTTAGGCTAATTCCAGTGCAAAGTTTCAATACACGATTACCAAGAGTCATCAAAAGGCTTTTGAAACTATGGATGAAATAGGACCTCCCAATGCATAGTTTCATTTCACGATTTCATAGGCGAGTCATTGCATTCAATTACTATGAACATGATCGGTTGAAATCAGATGAGATGAAATTCTCTAGCCCCCAATGCTAGTTTCATCAAGTTTCATAGTCTTGGAAACAGTGTAACCCAAGTTTCTTCTAGATGAAACCcatttcttctctctcttcataAATTTCTTGCCATGTCATCATTTTTACCTATGTGGCACATCATTTAATGTGCATGAAATCTCTATGAAACTTGCACTAGAACTGGCCTTAGAGaccaattagaagtattaaatataaattaattacaaaacaaAATGTATGTTAATTAGtgatccttaggtgcacctccatcCCTTTTTAGTTAAAAGTTTTATATTACTTTTCCAAAATTAGAtctcttttgaaaaaaatagtataaaattttaaactaaagagggttAGAGGTGCACGTAAAgatcaccaatttgcacccctaaCCAAATGTATAAATGGAGACTAGTTCTAGCGACGAATCCATTAAGTCTAATCAATTCATTATTATGTTATGTTTACTGAAGTACAACATGGTtaaatcatggactaattagatttaatgatTTCATCTCGTGAATTAGTCTTtatttatgcaattagttttgtaattggtctatatttaatactcctaattgaTGTCAAAATATCCTTTATAATAGGGATTAAAATTTAGTCACCTGGATCCAAATAGATCCTAGCTTGTTATTGGTCGACTTGTAAAGTTTATCCCCCCTTCCCCTAGTGAAGAAAACAAGAGAGTCTTAATAAGATGGCTGTGATTACCAACAAAGCGGGGCAATGTCGTGTGTGACTTCAGTCCTGCCGCCTAGTACTGTGTTGATACGGGGAGTACGGCGTGACCTCGATTGCACGGCATTTATCTTTGTTGCCATGAACAGAAACTGCTTCAGCAGCATGTTCCTTGGCCCTAAGGTTCTGAATCTTAGGAAATGCGGTGTAAcgagtcaaaaaaaaaatggaaagaaaAAACAGTGCAGCAGTTGAGAAAAAGCAAGCGCGCGCGGCACATGCTTGGCGCGGCAAATAATGGAGCAATCGATGGGCTGGTTTTATAGTAGACGGATCCAACGACTATGAAAGCGAGAAGCGACCGACCATATATATACTCTTCCCAGTTTCAACCCATTTCCCAAGCCAAAAAGTCCAAACCCACAGCGCACAGTTTTTCAGTCTTTATTAGGTCATGCTAGCGCGTGTTGGCGTGTGCATCGCGCAgtgctctctctttttttctccctTATTTTTGGACAGTGAACCGTGTTTGCGTGCTAGTATCCGCTTCAGATCATGACATGATTGCCCACACCCACACTCGGTGAGCCGACGCCCAACGCTCGTCAAGGCCGCAAGTCGTCGTCCTTCGCTCCAGCGGCGTGGCTGGTGCCTGGTGATGTGGTCGCGTCGTGGCCTTCCGGTTGACAAACTGGCTCTCGCGGCGGCTATAAGGGAGAAGGGTCGACCTCGCTGTTAATAGATACTCGTGGTGACGTGTGGCGCGCGCCGGGAGTCAACATTAACACTACAAATAGACTCATTTATTGGCCGGCCATGGTAATATATCATCCTAAAGTCGTTCTGGAATTAAATCAGGAATGCAACTTGACACAGGATGGCGATATTAGATGACAATGCAACTGGCAACTGGGGCAGCAATCTCGGCCGATTATTGGCCGGACTCACGTATaacaaacccaaagaaaaaacTCGGGATGCTTTTGGTCGGAATCACCACCCCTGCTGGGACCGGGAGCGTACAAACAAAAGCCCCCTGGGTCAACAGAGCGAACCGCCTTGGCTAGCTCGGAAGGCGACCGCGGCTCCGGTGCCCTCTCTCGTGCGGACGCGGGACCGCACGGTTGCGCCGCTGTGCCGAGGAAAGTCTCTTCACACGCTTGCGGTCTGCTCCACACTGCCACGCAAAACTCTGCTCCACGACTTGGCTTATGTAGTACTGTACGTAGTAGTAGTAGGAACGCCGTGAAACATGGCAAACTCGGTGTCGGTGCGGATGGGAAAACGCAGCAAGCACGGTACTGTACCCGGGAGTGGCGAAATGGGGCGAAATCTGGCTCGTTGACGCCAGGGGGAGGCGGCATGTGAAATCTGGCTAGCTCACCGAACCGAGGCCATCTTCGCTCACGCCACGCACGATACGAGACGCCGGTACGATAGCGACGCGGCACCAACTCGCGAGCGGGAGAGGGTAGCCTGCcagcaaaaattacaaaacCCCGTGGATAAGCAGAAGGTCGTCGTGGGAGTCGAGGCCGAAAAGCAGGGTGTGGGCCGTGTGGCCGGCGCTAGGCCTAGGCGGCAGCTCGATCATTCCCCGCCTCCAGGACGAAGCGCCTGCGGGCTGCTACGAGCTCaagttctcaaaatttttaggtATCACGTCGAAGATTTGATCAGATGTTGAGAGAGATTTTTATatattaattaaaaaattaattttagaaTTTACTTGAAAACCgcaagacaaatcttttgaggtcTTTAACCGCATCATTAGCTCATGTATGTTACTGTAGtatttatggctaatcatgtactaattagactcaaaagattcgtctcgtcgtgtgcatccaaattgtgcaattagttttactttttaactatatttaatgctccatgtatatGTCTAAAGAGGGTGGCAAAAATTTTTAGATGAAATTTTTTGGTAACTTCTGAAACAGACCCGCACTGCAAGGCTGACCGCGACTATTCGAGTATCTCGAACTGAACTGCTCTGCAGAGACTCGGCAGGCACGGCGTCATCGATGATGCTTCGTAACGGCACCTCATTTTGGGTTTCAGAGCTCAGGCAAATCATGCTGAACTCGAATAGTTCAGTAGGCGAAAGCATAAAAAACAAAAGATTTTTGCGCCCGCAGGCCGCCGGTCGGGAACACATTAGTGATTGGTCTTCCTGGGCCTTTTTCAGTTCTTGCAGATTACACACAGAAAAATGCTGTGAGGATCAGGACCGAAAATCGATCGAGCTTTCATGAACCACACCGACGGGTGCCCTTGAAGCGTGAACAAAGGAAAAATAAGATTGCCAGGAGCACTGTCCGGCGTTTAAGAAGGAGAGGTGAGGCGCCGGGGCGAGCCAGCGCTCGAACCGAGGCGGGCAGCCTGAGCCCCAGCTCAGCTGACCAACCGAGCCCCCGCTCTGTGCCAGGTGGATAGCCTCTAGTTCTTGAAGTGTtccagtaaaaaaaatcttatagTGTCATGTAGTTCATGCTATTTTCTTTAAACTACTTGAGCAGCTAAACGAAGAAATAAATCGGACCGTTTCATGGTATGAAAGGATTCATTTTCGCAATAGGGCTGAGCTGGGATACCTTATCTAAATGCCTATTTAAATTTGTGTTAATTCATACTAAAATGCATGCTAATTCGCGTACAATATGGGACTCACTGAATCATATCAGACAGACATACAACTCATGTCAAGAAAGACCATAATTGCAACATACGTGCAATATACTAATATATTATGCATATAGTTACATATTACAACAAGAAAATGGATGTTTAAAATGATTTTACACTTCTCTTGTATATATATCGACAAGTAATGATCACATCTTGGTATATCTGTTGTTCTGTACCATATATGCACCGATACAAAAATTCTTGTTACATAAAAATAAGGAAAGTCATATAGAACTCCTTTTTACCTGCCTGAAACCTGTGAAATTGATACAGTAGCCTTGGAGGCAGAAGACGAACTGGACGTGGATGTTTCACCTCTCACTCTACTTGTTGCGTCAATAAAAGTGGGCCTTGTGGGCTGCAGCTCCGGATCATTTCTTCTCAACAATAACACAACCACTTCTGACATCATTGGCCTTGCAGCAACGGCTGATTGAGTGCAGAGAAGGGCTATCTCCATGattctttttacttcatccgGCTTATATTCTTCTGGATTTAGTGATTCGTCCACCATTGCGAGTAAGTTGTCACTTTCATATAGCTTCCAGGCCTGTGCAACCATAGTCCATGGGGGGTGATAAAAAAAGGCATCTAGACAACCATTAGTGGTGATACAATACGATCATATGAAACACGAGCAGTACTTCTAAGCACTTTTTTGTCAAAGGAAAAAATAACAGGTCAAAGTATCCAAGCTAGATCTTGACAAAGACTAATAGAAAACATAAATTTAGGTTATGTTTTCTGTGCTGGTATTTTGTCAGTGCCAGTGTCTGTAAAAATCTTCTGAATGATGCATATAGCAAAAATCCACCAAATGTGTTTCTACCTCACATAGCTtagtaaaaaatgaaaaatgagaCAATAAAGCACAGATTACATAAGTACAAATAAAGTTGTAGATGAAAAATATGCAGACATGATTGTAATATGGATAATGCATCTGCCAAGAGAAGTGAAGTTTCAAAAGAAAGCTAGATACCCATTCAAGTAGGTACTGCGTTTCAGGATCGAGCTTTGTATCATTACTCTTGCGACCACTCAATATTTCCAAAACGACAACACCAAAGCTGTAAGTGTTAACCTTCTCTGATAATTGACCATGAATCGCATACTCCGGAGCAGTGTAACCCCTGCACatagaaaaataaattataaaaataagtcGTGTACTTGTTACCCAATGAAATATTAGCTAGCATGTTTGTACTTACAATGTTCCTGCAAATTTTGTGCTCAAATGACTATGGTCATCAGGTAGGAGCCTTGCCAAACCAAAATCAGCAATTTTGGGCTGAAAGTCATCATCAAGAAGAACATTGCTAGATTTAATGTCCCGGTGTATTATACAAACATGAAACTCTTGATGAAGATATGCAAGACCACGTGCCATGCCAACAATAATGTTAAATCGCTGCTTCCAATTGAGGGTTCCATGTCTCTCGCCTGTAATGCCAAAACAAGGCCATTGCAGagtgcatgttggtactataatgttAGCCACTGAACTTCACTTGGAATGTCAACAAAGAAATATCAACAAAGAAATTTCCCTCTCAAAATGTATACAGAATTGGAGTTTCTTTACTCCTGTGAAAGGGGTGGAAACAATATTCAACTAAAATTAATGAAAACCATCTAGCAGAATCAAATGGGCAGTACCATATGCATCAACAAAATGATTCACAACCTGTCTACGAAGTTGTTTGAAAACTTTACaagataaaatattaaatatgtaAGAATCATATACTAGAGTAACATACCAAAGAGGAACTTGTCTAGGCTACCATTTGCCATGTATTCATAAACAAGTAGGAACTCAGAGGCCTTCCGAGAGCAACCAAGAAGCCGGACAAGATTCCGGTGATGAACATTGCTAATTAACTTCACCTCACTTTCGAAATCCACTTTGGCCCTGCTAGTGTCCATTACTATCAACCTTTTTACTGCAACTGTTTTCCCATTTTTCAGCAAACCCTGTCAGAAAAGCCATACCCTCTTTTAAAACAAAAGGTGTTGCTTATAAGAgagaactaggcgtatagcccgtgTATTTGCACGGCTaatattgaaaatttaaaaatttgcatgtcgttgtatccttacttaaagatttTACCATACACCATCCTATCATCCTGTtaattatcgtaaattatgtcttattgttggttaaaacaattcaaatatgatctacctataataacaatttgatttgttgagcttttataatattatgcatataattattctaatttttattttattttaattgattgttgttagctttagtttttattaatagtatatatttgtaactgatacatagctaaatgatattttatatttaattttttataatggcattggtgggtgctttttaattaggcacaagggtattttaggctaatttttatcataatggcagtagtgggtaaatttttatttttctattttctccgattaacgtgggaatttctagatctTGAGagtgaacgtggaggctccgtttgttggccaaataataagataatagatgttTTCTTAGTCCTAAGCTTACTAGTTGTGGCCGCTTCAAAAAAGTTTGTTCTGTAAAGTTTCATGTTTTTTGTTGATTTATATCGCTAGAAGATTCAATGCTATCACCATAACTTAAAGACATCTCCAAAACCTCCTTCTCCGAGTTTGCTTGTCTCGTTGAAATTATTGGTTGCAGTCTTAAGATCGTTATAGTAGAAACTTGTTGGGCCTTGTAATTCTGTTGCTCCAAGTATATCTCCTAAATGACAATGCAATCAGACAAGGAAATGCAGAAGCAAAATAGTCGTTGATCATTTCATGACAACGATATGAATATCTGACACAT
This window contains:
- the LOC120693504 gene encoding cold-responsive protein kinase 1-like isoform X1 — encoded protein: MARFLLLPALALVAASAWAPVTLADPQATLLNLGCSQYNATPATAFLAALNFTFAGLRANLSAAGAAGGFATAAEPRAAAPAFAMAQCRPYVAGRDCVACFDAAAARLRAACGAANGGRAILDGCVLRYESAAFFDQSTLPGNTQLCNGSAVDAGDFADTARALVADLAAAVPRAPGLAAAAARGGVYAAAQCVETVGEGGCAQCLTVAVGNIDGCPPNSDGRAVDAGCFMRYSDRAFFPANATVDLAVYLRSGKKSSRKGAIIGGILGGVAFLFLVGLLTFLLIQRSRKLKPWRGDILGATELQGPTSFYYRDLKAATNNFNEKSKLGEGGFGDVYKGLLKNGKTVAVKRLVVMETSRAKADFESEVKLISNVHHRNLVRLLGCSRKGSEFLLVYEYMANGSLDKFLFGEQRGTLNWRQRFNIIVGMARGLAYLHQEFHVCIIHRDIKSSNVLLDDEFQPKIADFGLARLLPDDHSHLSTKFAGTLGYTAPEYAIHGQLSEKVDTYSFGVVVLEILSGRKSNDTRLEPETQYLLEWAWRLYESVNLMALVDESLDPEEYKPEEVKRIMEIALLCTQSTVAARPMMSEVIVLLLMRNDPELQPTRPTFIDATSRVRGETSSSSSSSASKATISVSHFSARFSACVSDVLVLMRHGKKLLISVISNLR
- the LOC120693504 gene encoding cold-responsive protein kinase 1-like isoform X4; the encoded protein is MARFLLLPALALVAASAWAPVTLADPQATLLNLGCSQYNATPATAFLAALNFTFAGLRANLSAAGAAGGFATAAEPRAAAPAFAMAQCRPYVAGRDCVACFDAAAARLRAACGAANGGRAILDGCVLRYESAAFFDQSTLPGNTQLCNGSAVDAGDFADTARALVADLAAAVPRAPGLAAAAARGGVYAAAQCVETVGEGGCAQCLTVAVGNIDGCPPNSDGRAVDAGCFMRYSDRAFFPANATVDLAVYLRSGKKSSRKGAIIGGILGGVAFLFLVGLLTFLLIQRSRKLKPWRGDILGATELQGPTSFYYRDLKAATNNFNEKSKLGEGGFGDVYKGLLKNGKTVAVKRLVVMETSRAKADFESEVKLISNVHHRNLVRLLGCSRKGSEFLLVYEYMANGSLDKFLFGEQRGTLNWRQRFNIIVGMARGLAYLHQEFHVCIIHRDIKSSNVLLDDEFQPKIADFGLARLLPDDHSHLSTKFAGTLGYTAPEYAIHGQLSEKVDTYSFGVVVLEILSGRKSNDTRLEPETQYLLEWAWRLYESVNLMALVDESLDPEEYKPEEVKRIMEIALLCTQSTVAARPMMSEVIVLLLMRNDPELQPTRPTFIDATSRVRGETSSSSSSSASKATISVSHFSAR
- the LOC120693504 gene encoding cold-responsive protein kinase 1-like isoform X5 produces the protein MARFLLLPALALVAASAWAPVTLADPQATLLNLGCSQYNATPATAFLAALNFTFAGLRANLSAAGAAGGFATAAEPRAAAPAFAMAQCRPYVAGRDCVACFDAAAARLRAACGAANGGRAILDGCVLRYESAAFFDQSTLPGNTQLCNGSAVDAGDFADTARALVADLAAAVPRAPGLAAAAARGGVYAAAQCVETVGEGGCAQCLTVAVGNIDGCPPNSDGRAVDAGCFMRYSDRAFFPANATVDLAVYLRSGKKSSRKGAIIGGILGGVAFLFLVGLLTFLLIQRSRKLKPWRDILGATELQGPTSFYYRDLKAATNNFNEKSKLGEGGFGDVYKGLLKNGKTVAVKRLVVMETSRAKADFESEVKLISNVHHRNLVRLLGCSRKGSEFLLVYEYMANGSLDKFLFGEQRGTLNWRQRFNIIVGMARGLAYLHQEFHVCIIHRDIKSSNVLLDDEFQPKIADFGLARLLPDDHSHLSTKFAGTLGYTAPEYAIHGQLSEKVDTYSFGVVVLEILSGRKSNDTRLEPETQYLLEWAWRLYESVNLMALVDESLDPEEYKPEEVKRIMEIALLCTQSTVAARPMMSEVIVLLLMRNDPELQPTRPTFIDATSRVRGETSSSSSSSASKATISVSHFSAR
- the LOC120693504 gene encoding cysteine-rich receptor-like protein kinase 2 isoform X6, with protein sequence MARFLLLPALALVAASAWAPVTLADPQATLLNLGCSQYNATPATAFLAALNFTFAGLRANLSAAGAAGGFATAAEPRAAAPAFAMAQCRPYVAGRDCVACFDAAAARLRAACGAANGGRAILDGCVLRYESAAFFDQSTLPGNTQLCNGSAVDAGDFADTARALVADLAAAVPRAPGLAAAAARGGVYAAAQCVETVGEGGCAQCLTVAVGNIDGCPPNSDGRAVDAGCFMRYSDRAFFPANATVDLAVYLRSGKKSSRKGAIIGGILGGVAFLFLVGLLTFLLIQRSRKLKPWRGDILGATELQGPTSFYYRDLKAATNNFNEKSKLGEGGFGDVYKGLLKNGKTVAVKRLVVMETSRAKADFESEVKLISNVHHRNLVRLLGCSRKGSEFLLVYEYMANGSLDKFLFGEQRGTLNWRQRFNIIVGMARGLAYLHQEFHVCIIHRDIKSSNVLLDDEFQPKIADFGLARLLPDDHSHLSTKFAGTLGYTAPEYAIHGQLSEKVDTYSFGVVVLEILSGRKSNDTRLEPETQYLLEWAWRLYESVNLMALVDESLDPEEYKPEESSSPQGPLLLMQQVECEVKHHLLVHLLPPRPLYQYLTFQPGKKRCIRIYFFLCNHNICICIYI
- the LOC120693504 gene encoding cysteine-rich receptor-like protein kinase 2 isoform X7, which produces MARFLLLPALALVAASAWAPVTLADPQATLLNLGCSQYNATPATAFLAALNFTFAGLRANLSAAGAAGGFATAAEPRAAAPAFAMAQCRPYVAGRDCVACFDAAAARLRAACGAANGGRAILDGCVLRYESAAFFDQSTLPGNTQLCNGSAVDAGDFADTARALVADLAAAVPRAPGLAAAAARGGVYAAAQCVETVGEGGCAQCLTVAVGNIDGCPPNSDGRAVDAGCFMRYSDRAFFPANATVDLAVYLRSGKKSSRKGAIIGGILGGVAFLFLVGLLTFLLIQRSRKLKPWRGDILGATELQGPTSFYYRDLKAATNNFNEKSKLGEGGFGDVYKGLLKNGKTVAVKRLVVMETSRAKADFESEVKLISNVHHRNLVRLLGCSRKGSEFLLVYEYMANGSLDKFLFGEQRGTLNWRQRFNIIVGMARGLAYLHQEFHVCIIHRDIKSSNVLLDDEFQPKIADFGLARLLPDDHSHLSTKFAGTLGYTAPEYAIHGQLSEKVDTYSFGVVVLEILSGRKSNDTRLEPETQYLLEWAWRLYESVNLMALVDESLDPEEYKPEESSSPQGPLLLMQQVECEVKHHLLVHLLPPRPLYQYLTFQPDSQHVFLMFSSSCGTERNCSFR